A part of Candidatus Binatia bacterium genomic DNA contains:
- a CDS encoding ParA family protein, translating into MGLTLAIANQKGGVGKTATAVNLGAALALDGFRVLLIDLDSQGSATSGLGEEVVRGSSSYEVLIGELEAKVAARATSIEKLDLIGGTRDLAGAEVELVSYPDRQSRLSERLAPVRDCYDYILIDCPPSLGMLTLNALCAADAVVVPLQCEFYALEGLGALIDTLERVRAAFHPNLRILGILLTMYDARTSLSRQVVREVRQHFGEKVLRSMVPRNVRIGESPSYGLPVVTYDPSSSGAVAYRNAAREIEEMTAASAASASESENNTVNTEKLDETAVG; encoded by the coding sequence TGGCCATCGCGAACCAGAAGGGAGGCGTTGGGAAAACGGCCACTGCCGTCAACCTTGGCGCCGCCTTGGCCCTCGACGGCTTTCGGGTGCTGCTGATCGATCTCGATTCCCAAGGCAGCGCGACCAGCGGCCTCGGGGAGGAGGTGGTGCGCGGCTCGTCCAGCTATGAGGTTCTGATCGGCGAGCTCGAGGCCAAGGTCGCGGCTCGGGCCACATCGATCGAGAAGCTCGATCTCATTGGCGGAACCCGTGATCTGGCGGGCGCGGAAGTCGAACTCGTTTCCTACCCGGATCGCCAGTCGCGGCTTTCCGAGCGCCTGGCGCCGGTGCGCGACTGCTACGACTACATTCTCATCGACTGTCCTCCGTCGCTCGGCATGCTGACTCTCAACGCCCTCTGCGCTGCCGACGCCGTCGTCGTGCCGCTGCAGTGCGAGTTCTACGCCCTCGAGGGCCTTGGCGCCCTGATCGATACCCTCGAACGGGTTCGCGCCGCGTTCCACCCGAACCTGCGGATCCTCGGGATCCTGCTGACGATGTACGACGCCCGCACGTCGCTGAGCCGCCAGGTGGTTCGCGAGGTGCGCCAGCACTTCGGCGAGAAGGTCCTGCGCTCGATGGTCCCTCGCAACGTGCGAATCGGCGAAAGCCCTTCGTACGGCCTGCCCGTGGTCACCTACGACCCAAGTTCCAGCGGAGCCGTTGCCTATCGCAACGCGGCCCGCGAAATCGAGGAAATGACAGCCGCGTCGGCCGCGTCGGCCTCAGAGTCCGAAAACAATACGGTCAATACGGAGAAGCTGGATGAGACAGCCGTTGGGTAG